The genomic segment tctccctgTGAAGGCAGGCCTGTGAATCCTTCCTCTTCCAGTGGACCATGTCCCCAGCAcatgccctgccccaccccaggccaGAGCTCAGCAGGGTGGGCAGGGAGAGGCAGCTCTGTCCCTCATCTGGAGTCCTCATCAGCCCCCACCCCTCCCGCAGCTGGGGTGGAGCGCAGGCAGGCGGCTCACGTGGTAGGCCAGCTTGAGGCCACCCATATCTGCGATGTTCTCCCCAAGCGTGTGTTTCCCGTTCACCTGCCGGGAAGGGAAGAGGACAGGGGGCTGCTTGGGGCCCAGCTGGCCTCCCTCGGGCATTGATACCTTGGGCCCCAGCCCCTAATTCCCAccacccctctccttcccttgccCAGAGAGTTTGAGGGGGGGCTCCAACTCTACTCCTTCCCCCTAAACCCCTTGTCCTCCGTAAGTCTACAGACACTCATTGTGTGTCCACATGAGTGTGCGGGAACCAAGTGTGTGTGCAGGGACCTGGGCACAGGTTTTGTTTAGACATGTGCATGTGCACAAGGGTATGCGTGATGCTCCCAGCCCGTGCCCCACCAGGCCCGAGGGGCACAAGGGGCAGGTGGGGGGTCTCACCCGCTGGTTGTAGACAGTGAAATTGTCATAGAGACGGACGATGCACTCGGCCTTTCGCAGGAAGTGGGTGTAGGAGGCCTCAGTCCACCAGTGCAGCAGGTTCCCTGAGCGGTCATACTGGCCCCCTGTGGGCAGTGCAGCAGGATGAGACCCACCCTCACCCTGAGCGCCCTCCCCTTCCCACCCACCAGCCCCAGTTAGCCCATCCCCTACCCTGCCTCTCCACTGCCTGTCCTGCCCCCTCCCAGCCATCCCCTCGGGCCCCAGCAGGCCTCACCCCAGTCGTCGTAGCCGTGGGTCAGCTCATGTCCAATGATGGTACCGATGCCCCCGTAGTTGAGAGACCTGGGCCCACAGCAGCAGCATCAGGCCCTAGCCCTCAGCACCCTCTGAGAGCCCCATGCTGCTGCCCAGGCCCCGGATGTCCCCTGGGCAGGCCAGGAGGTGGCCCAGGGAGGCCACAGAGGCATCCGTGTGGTCTAGGGGcacttgtgcctcagcttcctcatggGCTGTGTGAATGCCAGTGGAACCTATCCAGCCGCTTTTAGGAAATCCCATCTAACAGAGCTGGCTGGGCGGTGAAACAGGGCTGGAGGAGACAGGAGGGAAACAGAGGCACCCACGAGGGGGTCTGGCCTCCTACCTCATCGTTAGTGTTGCGCCACCTTTGAAACATTGAAATGAGCCTCAAACAAGTAAGGAAGACCCCAGGAAGTTACaaataacaaacctacacatttttctaaataaCCAAGGATGCAGTGGGGAGCCAGGGTCCACAGCTGTCCTGACTCCTGAACCCAGCTGGGTCTGGGGCGATTGGAGCCACAGTACACCGACACACACCTGGTAGACAAGGTCTGCATGCCAGCCCTGCCCTCAGCCACAAACAGGGCAAGCTATGTACTCACTGTGGGAAGTCAGGGTCATACAGGGTGGGCTGCAGGATGCCCGCGGGGAACACTACAAGAAGGGGGTGCTCAGTGGGAGACACACCCACTTTTAGACCCTGCCCCGCCCAGTGTAGGGACACATCCCCTTACCCATTTGGTTCTTGTTGGGTAGATAGTAGGCATTGAGCGCCTGTGGCGGGAGTAGCCACCTGtggagggaggctggggtgaaTGGGGGGCACACACTCCCTCCCCCACTACCCTCACATCACAGCTTCCTCATCAGCCATCTCCTGACAGTCTGGGGGTCACCCTGCCAGCCTCCACCCCATGCTCTGTGCTGGCCTGTGTGCCCCCCCATATCTGCATGGCTGTGAGATGATTTGCCCCACCAGCTCCTGCCCTTTCCCCACAACCTTCTCTGACTCCCAGCTCTGGACCAGGTACCCACGTGGACTTGTCCACCTCCTGCCGAATCTTCTTAACTGAAAGCTGGATGCTGAACCGGATGCTGTTCAAGATGTTCTTGAAGTAGGTCTTCTCGTGGACCTCAAACTGCAGGAGGCATGGGCGGCACTCAGCCACAGACAAGGGCAGGGCTACCTGCAGACTGGGCGACATCCTGGCCATGCAGGCCACCTGCCCTCCTGAGTGCCGTTAGTACAGGGGCTGTGgatgggcagggcaggcagggtcAGGGCCCACCTCATATTCCTTGTCCACAGCATCAGGTTTCAGCAGGAAGTCTGGGTAGCCGACCATCACCATCATGTACTGGAGCTGCAGGCCGAGGGCAGGTGAGGGTGGCACGGGGCTTCAGGAGACAGCCTCCACCCCATCCTACTCACCAAGGAAGGGAACACTAGGCCAGCCTGGGAGTGGGCTTCACAGTTGGGGAGGCAGGCCTAGTCAACTCTATGAAGCCCTTTTTGCCCCTTTTGTTCTCTTtcactggcacacagtaggtgctcaatgtaTATAGGACCAACCAATGGCACAGGGTCCCCTCACCTTGGCCCGAGCGGCAGCCCTGGTCTCAGCATCCATCCAGTCCAGCTCGTCCAGCCGCTGGCCCAGGATGTACTTGATGTCTTCTACCAGCTGCTGCACCTGCAGGGTCAGAGGTCAGGGAGCAAGGGTCAACCCAGCAGCCTTTCACTCTGGTCCATCACTCCTGGCAGGAGGGGTACCCCTGTCTTTAAGCACCACTTTCTaagcccaaacctcagttctGAACACCAAGAGGATACTTTGGAGGTGGGGATCCAGGCCCTGCACCCCCGAGGGCTCACaagacagaagaggaaactgcCCCCGCAATGACCACGGACATCCCTAAGGCCACGCCTCCTGCGTGTGCCTGAGAAGGAGGGCTGGGGCCTGGCAGGGAGGTCCACCTGCAGTTGATAGTCCACatgagcttcctggaggaggaggcctgTGGAGGAGTAGCCTGGAGCCTCAGAATCAGCTGAGTACTTAGCAGGGCCTGGTCCCCCTGCCTGCAGGGGGACATGTGGGGCTCCCCATGTTAGGACCATGGCCTCGGGAGGGCTTCACCCTCAGTTCAGCACCATCCTCCCCACCCAAACAAGGGCAGCCCACCTTGGCTTTGCTGGCAGCTGAGAAGTGCTCGTGTACAAAGAGGGCACCAAGCGCCATGCCAAAGTGGCGGTTGGCCTGGCCCAGGCAGACCCGGGCCAGCTCCTGTGGCTTGTCGCTGCCCTCCATCTCCCGTGCCAGCTCATGCAGCGCCTCACGGAATGGCGGGGACAGATGCTCACTCAGGACCACCACCACGCGCCACACCAGGTAGTTGTGCAGGACCCTGGGGGCCAGGTGAAGCCAGTGGGTGTCCAGACGGACATGCATGTGGGCCACCAAGGGCACCACCCCCACCTGTGCCCCCCAACCTGCGGCTGGACCCAGGACCCAGACAACCCCACAAAGAAGGGACAAGGGGTCATCCCAGATATGCAGAGCAGAAAATGTAAAGCCCACCCAGCAGATAGGTCCAGCATGCAGGGCAAGGATCTAGTGGCCGCTGGGCAGAAAATGCCAGATCTGCAGCCATACCGGCGGGGTGTGGAGCGGATGAGCTGGGACACCTGCTGCATGTAGTCTGTCGCCAGCAGCAccacttcctcttcctctgaGAAGTCCTCCTGGAAGATCTGGTCTAGCAGCCACTTCCACCGCAACTGTGAGGCCAAGGACAAGGACAGTGAGGCTGGGGGTGGCAGGGGCCACAGAAGACAGggagaggggcagagagaggcAGCAAGGGGACATAAGAGTCCATGGCCAAGGAAGGGTTTGCCCATCTCTGGGGAGAGATgacgctgtagtcccagcagcaGCATTGCCCCCAACCCTGCCTGCCCACGAGGACTGGGCCACACTCACATGGGGGGTGATCTTCTGCAGCTGCCCCAGCGTCACCTTGTTGTACATGGAGCTGACATCTCGCCGTAGGTCATCATACTCTGACACAGTGATCTGTTGGGAGAGATCACAGCTGACCCAGCCGTGCTCCATGATGCCTTCTCTCAAGTCCAGGGCAGCCGCCAGCCCGGGTCTGCTCACGTTGGCCAGTCGCTGCTCCACCTGCAGGATCTCCTGGGCCTTCTGTTCCACAGCATCcgcacccaggaggctgagcacTCGCTCCATGAACACCCTGTATGCTGCCAGAATCTGCACCAGGGGAGGGGGGCTCATCCAGGGACAGAGACAGGCCTAGCCTGGATCCACCCCTCCTGGGGCCCCAGGCCTTCCCTGCCTCCCCATCCCATGCCCCAGCACCTTCTCACTCTCCTCATCCTGAGCTAGGTACAGGGTCCTCTCTGGCAGGGTGAGCCCATCCTGGTCAATCTGGGGAGGGAGACAGGGTCCAGAGGTCAGAGGTCCACACCTCAGGTTCCCTAAACAAAGGGAATTCCCACTCCAATGCCCAGAGAGCAACCAGACATCCATGAGTACAGTCCCAGAAGCACGCAGACCCCAGCCCCTCTTTCCACCAGGACGAGATGGCCAAAGCCCCATCCCTGACTGTCCCA from the Macaca nemestrina isolate mMacNem1 chromosome 11, mMacNem.hap1, whole genome shotgun sequence genome contains:
- the LOC105473915 gene encoding endothelin-converting enzyme-like 1 codes for the protein MEPPYSLTAHYDEFQEVKYVSRCGAGGARGASLPPGFPLGAARSATGARSGLPRWNRREVCLLSGLVFAAGLCAILAAMLALKYLGPVAAGGGACPEGCPERKAFARAARFLAANLDASIDPCQDFYSFACGGWLRRHAIPDDKLTYGTIAAIGEQNEERLRRLLARPGGGPGGAAQRKVRAFFRSCLDMHEIERLGPRPMLEVIEDCGGWDLGGAEERPGVAARWDLNRLLYKAQGVYSAAALFSLTVSLDDRNSSRYVIRIDQDGLTLPERTLYLAQDEESEKILAAYRVFMERVLSLLGADAVEQKAQEILQVEQRLANITVSEYDDLRRDVSSMYNKVTLGQLQKITPHLRWKWLLDQIFQEDFSEEEEVVLLATDYMQQVSQLIRSTPRRVLHNYLVWRVVVVLSEHLSPPFREALHELAREMEGSDKPQELARVCLGQANRHFGMALGALFVHEHFSAASKAKVQQLVEDIKYILGQRLDELDWMDAETRAAARAKLQYMMVMVGYPDFLLKPDAVDKEYEFEVHEKTYFKNILNSIRFSIQLSVKKIRQEVDKSTWLLPPQALNAYYLPNKNQMVFPAGILQPTLYDPDFPQSLNYGGIGTIIGHELTHGYDDWGGQYDRSGNLLHWWTEASYTHFLRKAECIVRLYDNFTVYNQRVNGKHTLGENIADMGGLKLAYHAYQKWVREHGPEHPLPRLKYTHDQLFFIAFAQNWCIKRRSQSIYLQVLTDKHAPEHYRVLGSVSQFEEFGRAFHCPKDTPMNPAHKCSVW